A stretch of Brassica rapa cultivar Chiifu-401-42 chromosome A08, CAAS_Brap_v3.01, whole genome shotgun sequence DNA encodes these proteins:
- the LOC103833105 gene encoding uncharacterized protein LOC103833105 — MHAKTDSEVTSIAASSPARSPRRPVYYVQSPSRDSHDGEKTATSFHSTPVLSPMGSPPHSQSSMGRHSRESSSTRFSGSLKPGSRKVNDGSKRKGHGGEKQWKECAMIEEEGLLDDGERDRGLPRRCYVLAFIVGFFILLGLFSLILYGAAKPQKPKITVKSITFETLKVQAGQDAGGVGTDMITMNATLRMLYRNTGTFFGVHVTSTPIDLSFSQMKIGSGSIKKFYQSRKSQRTVLVHITGEKIPLYGSGATLIPPAPPAPLPKPKKKKKGAPVVIPDPPAPPAPVPMKLSFIVRSRGYVLGKLVKPKFLKKIECDINFEHKLLNKHIAITKNCTVTTV, encoded by the exons ATGCACGCCAAAACCGACTCCGAGGTGACGAGCATCGCGGCGTCGTCACCAGCCAGATCCCCTCGCCGACCAGTCTACTATGTCCAATCACCGTCTCGTGACTCCCACGACGGAGAGAAAACGGCGACATCGTTCCACTCAACTCCGGTGCTAAGTCCGATGGGATCTCCGCCGCATTCTCAATCCTCCATGGGTCGCCACTCACGAGAGTCCTCCTCGACCCGATTCTCCGGGTCTTTGAAACCCGGGTCTCGGAAAGTCAACGACGGCTCGAAGCGGAAAGGACACGGCGGGGAGAAGCAGTGGAAAGAGTGTGCGATGATCGAAGAAGAAGGACTGTTAGATGATGGCGAGAGAGATCGTGGTCTGCCTCGTCGGTGCTATGTCTTGGCCTTCATCGTTGGCTTCTTCATACTCTTGGGTCTCTTCTCTTTGATTCTGTATGGAGCTGCTAAGCCTCAGAAACCAAAGATCACTGTCAAG AGTATAACATTCGAGACGCTTAAGGTCCAAGCTGGTCAAGATGCTGGTGGCGTAGGAACGGATATGATCACGATGAACGCGACTCTGAGAATGTTGTATAGGAACACGGGAACTTTCTTTGGCGTCCATGTTACTTCAACTCCAATCGATCTCAGTTTCTCTCAGATGAAAATCGGCTCTGGATCT ATTAAGAAGTTTTATCAGTCAAGGAAGAGCCAGAGAACGGTATTGGTACATATAACCGGAGAGAAGATTCCGTTATATGGAAGTGGCGCGACCTTGATACCGCCAGCGCCTCCAGCTCCACTTCCCAAacctaaaaagaagaagaaaggagctCCCGTCGTTATTCCTGACCCGCCCGCACCTCCTGCACCGGTGCCAATGAAGCTGAGCTTCATTGTCCGATCACGAGGTTACGTGTTGGGGAAGTTAGTGAAGCCCAAGTTCCTCAAGAAAATCGAGTGTGACATCAACTTCGAACACAAACTTCTCAATAAGCATATAGCCATCACCAAGAATTGCACCGTCACTACTGTTTGA